The following are from one region of the Paenalkalicoccus suaedae genome:
- a CDS encoding M42 family metallopeptidase, whose amino-acid sequence MNQDTYSMFETLTGLPGAPGFEHQVRRYVKGELEKYSDEIIQDRLGSVFGVKKGDGPKVMVAGHMDEVGFMVTHIDEKGLIHFQTLGGWWSQVLLAQRLHIITDNGPVLGVIGSIPPHLLDEAKRNKPMEIKNMYVDIGADDKEDAIRAGVKPGQQIVPICPMEKMANEKKIMAKAWDNRYGVGLAIELLKELHGETLPNTLYSGATVQEEVGLRGAQTAANLIKPDIFYALDASPANDATGGKDAFGKLGHGALLRILDRTMVTHRGMREFILDTAESNNIPYQFFVSQGGTDAGRVHMSNSGVPSAVIGICSRYIHTAASIIHVDDYAAAKELIKTLVKNTDKTTLASIRDNV is encoded by the coding sequence ATGAATCAGGATACGTATTCGATGTTTGAAACATTAACAGGCTTGCCTGGTGCTCCCGGGTTTGAGCATCAAGTTAGACGATATGTCAAAGGTGAATTAGAGAAATATAGCGATGAGATCATTCAAGACCGTCTAGGCAGCGTGTTTGGCGTTAAAAAAGGTGATGGACCAAAAGTCATGGTAGCAGGTCACATGGACGAAGTTGGGTTTATGGTGACGCATATTGATGAAAAAGGTCTTATTCATTTCCAAACACTCGGTGGCTGGTGGTCTCAAGTGTTACTTGCGCAACGACTACATATCATTACAGATAATGGCCCAGTCTTGGGTGTTATAGGATCAATCCCTCCACATTTATTAGACGAAGCGAAGCGTAACAAGCCGATGGAGATTAAGAATATGTACGTGGACATTGGAGCGGACGATAAAGAGGATGCCATTCGTGCCGGTGTAAAGCCAGGTCAACAAATCGTTCCTATTTGCCCAATGGAAAAGATGGCGAACGAGAAAAAAATTATGGCAAAAGCATGGGATAACAGGTACGGTGTTGGACTTGCCATCGAGCTCTTAAAAGAGCTTCACGGTGAGACGCTACCAAATACGCTATATTCTGGTGCTACTGTACAAGAAGAAGTTGGGCTACGTGGAGCACAGACGGCAGCTAACTTAATTAAGCCAGATATTTTTTATGCGTTAGATGCAAGCCCAGCTAACGATGCTACGGGTGGTAAAGACGCATTCGGTAAGCTTGGACATGGAGCGTTATTGCGCATTTTAGACCGTACGATGGTGACACATAGAGGAATGCGTGAGTTTATCTTAGATACGGCTGAATCGAACAATATTCCTTATCAATTCTTTGTCTCACAAGGCGGAACGGACGCTGGTCGCGTGCATATGTCAAACAGTGGTGTTCCTTCAGCGGTAATCGGGATTTGCTCGAGATATATTCATACAGCAGCATCGATTATTCACGTGGATGATTACGCAGCGGCGAAAGAGCTAATAAAAACACTTGTTAAAAATACAGATAAAACGACGTTGGCGAGCATTCGCGATAACGTATAA
- a CDS encoding PepSY domain-containing protein — protein sequence MSWKRFAAGVGAGVAVTMIAKSTLDKSESKLSPEKALKLVKKKANELGTVEGSWVHMITEQHESDHLMYDVYRGGITLAEEDGQVSAYEFYVDAETGTILTFKKQD from the coding sequence ATGAGTTGGAAGCGTTTTGCTGCTGGCGTAGGAGCCGGTGTAGCAGTAACCATGATCGCAAAAAGCACGTTAGATAAATCGGAGTCAAAGCTATCGCCTGAAAAAGCGCTAAAGCTAGTAAAGAAAAAAGCAAATGAATTAGGTACCGTCGAAGGCTCGTGGGTACATATGATCACAGAACAGCACGAAAGTGATCACCTCATGTATGATGTGTATCGCGGTGGAATCACACTTGCCGAAGAGGATGGCCAAGTCTCTGCCTATGAATTTTATGTAGATGCAGAAACTGGAACTATTTTAACCTTTAAAAAACAAGACTAA
- a CDS encoding YtoQ family protein, which produces MELTVYLAGQIHDDWRKKLKDKASQKNLPITFVGPMENHDRSDNIGEEILGKQPNAIIKDDVASQFNNLRTRVLMQKADVVIALFGESYKQWNSALDAGNAISLNKPLILVRPEELHHPLKEISERAQVTVTDVDQALEALAYIFATE; this is translated from the coding sequence ATGGAACTAACCGTTTATTTAGCAGGACAAATTCACGATGACTGGAGAAAAAAACTGAAAGACAAAGCATCCCAAAAAAATCTACCAATAACCTTTGTTGGACCAATGGAAAACCACGATCGTTCCGATAATATTGGAGAAGAAATATTAGGCAAGCAACCTAATGCGATAATAAAAGATGATGTTGCATCTCAGTTTAATAATTTGCGAACTAGGGTCCTCATGCAAAAAGCCGATGTTGTCATTGCATTATTTGGAGAATCGTATAAGCAGTGGAATAGTGCGCTTGATGCAGGAAATGCCATCTCCCTCAATAAGCCACTTATTTTAGTAAGACCAGAAGAGTTGCACCATCCTCTAAAAGAGATCTCTGAGCGAGCTCAAGTTACTGTAACTGATGTGGATCAGGCTCTAGAAGCTCTGGCCTATATTTTTGCGACAGAATAA
- a CDS encoding YtnP family quorum-quenching lactonase, whose translation MAQEQWKISEDTTLTWLNGGVTHMDGGAMFGVVPRPLWSKKYPANDANQIELRTDPILIQVDGKNILLEAGIGNGRLNEKQLRNYGVTEEASLEVGLKELGLTLADIDDVLMTHMHFDHASGLTTEVDGERKPAFPNATIWVQEIEWEEMRNPNIRSKNTYFKENWDAIAHQVKTFNSEHEIVPGVKQLHTGGHSAGHSIIHITRGERDIWHFADIMPTHAHQNVLWVLAYDDYPMDSIEKKQQFVAPAIQNEDWIMFYHDYKYRALRFSQDGKEIIDSLLKE comes from the coding sequence ATGGCGCAAGAGCAGTGGAAAATTAGCGAAGATACAACGTTAACGTGGTTAAATGGTGGCGTGACGCATATGGACGGAGGTGCAATGTTTGGTGTTGTTCCACGTCCGCTTTGGTCAAAAAAATACCCTGCAAATGATGCAAACCAAATTGAACTGCGGACAGATCCTATTCTCATCCAAGTAGACGGGAAGAATATCTTGCTTGAAGCAGGGATTGGGAATGGTAGATTAAATGAGAAGCAACTTCGAAACTATGGAGTGACCGAGGAGGCTTCTTTGGAAGTGGGGCTAAAAGAGCTAGGATTGACTTTAGCAGACATTGATGATGTGCTCATGACCCATATGCACTTTGACCATGCGTCAGGTCTTACGACAGAGGTAGATGGAGAGAGAAAGCCGGCCTTTCCTAACGCGACGATTTGGGTGCAGGAAATTGAATGGGAAGAGATGCGTAATCCAAATATACGTTCTAAAAATACGTATTTTAAAGAGAACTGGGATGCTATTGCACACCAAGTAAAAACGTTTAATAGTGAGCATGAGATCGTACCAGGTGTTAAACAATTACATACGGGTGGGCATAGCGCAGGTCATAGCATCATTCACATTACACGTGGTGAGAGAGATATTTGGCACTTTGCGGACATTATGCCAACTCATGCGCATCAAAATGTTCTCTGGGTACTCGCGTACGACGACTATCCAATGGATTCTATTGAAAAAAAGCAGCAATTTGTGGCGCCAGCTATTCAGAATGAGGATTGGATTATGTTTTATCACGATTATAAGTATCGTGCGTTACGATTTAGTCAAGACGGAAAAGAAATAATTGATTCGCTTTTAAAAGAATAG